GCAATTGGAACAGTTCCAGAAAGGGTCAAGAAACACAGCCAAACCCCCTCCACAGAGAATACTCTAGGAGAGGCAGGACTAGTCCCAGATCATAGAGTTGTGTGGACCCAGGTCACAAAGCCATCTTAGAACCCAGATCTCCTACCTACCCACCACTGCTCAGCCCACTCATTCATCTGTTGGAGGCTCCACAGGCCTTCAAGACCCCAAATAATGATTCTTTGTAAGAAATTATATATTAAGTTTAATCCCTGTGGATTTTCTTAGAGATAGGGGATAGGCTTTCCttatcttcctttctctttaaaatctCCTCACAGGGTACCAAGTCCTCTCCCCTCAGTCACTTCCCATAACCCTTCTCAAAGAGAGCCCTGATCTAGACCTCAGGAGAAATTTCTAGCGTCCTGTACATACCCCTTCACTAAATGTGATCAAAGCAGTGGTGTGGGGCCTTTAACTCACACTACACCATGCCAAAACGCTGGCTATTACTTTCAAAACTCAGGGCCCGCACCTGACCAgcacccgccccaccccacccctcactgTGCGGGGCACACCTTGGCAACCAGACTGCTGTGTCCCGGAGGCGGGTTCCACCCAGGCTGAAAATCTCCGTGATCTAGGGAAGAATTAACATCAGGGTCAACACAGCCGCTGGGCTAAAGCAGAGTCAGGGCAGGGTGAGGTGTCCCCCAGCACTGACCACGGGCGTgccagcccctcctgcctcctcctctgggGCCAAGTCAGAGGCAGAGTCATCCTTGTTCTCCTCCTTGTCCTCCTCAGGGTCAGGTGGCTCTTGCTTCACAGCTGGAAGGCCTGGATCTACTGTCTGGGAGAGGTGGGAAATGGACAGCTGTCAGAAGAACAGAGCTGGCCTGAAGAAAGTGTTCCTATCAGCCAACCTGTCACTGTGCTGACAATCCCACTTTTGTCACACCTGAGCGCTGAAAAACCATCTCTCTGCCTACAAACCTTTCCCACTCCTCTTAGACTTCCATTTTCTGTAAGCTGGGCAGCAAAGCAGGCAAAACTAGTTGCCTGAGGAGGGTGCGGCATCTATCAGACAGGCGGGATAATTCTGTGAGAGGCTGTAATCAGCATGCCTGTTACTTTGCTCAAAGAACCACCATCATGGCTCCCCATCATTCTGCTCACAGACCACCCATCACTGGCCCCCACCTTGCTGGGGCAGCCCGGCAGCAATACAGGAGAAGTCAGGATGGCTGTGCCCGGTGTCCAGTCTTCCTGGGCATCCGCCTTCTCTTGCTTCACCTGGGGTAAGGCCACAACCCAACTCAGGCCAGGGCACTGGGCCTCCTGTGTGAAGGAGGATTGCAGCAGACTTGGTCCCAGCTTCCTGGCACGAGGCTGGGTGGGGTTGAGAAAGGCAGGATACCATGGGATCCTCACCTGCAACAAAGCTTCTGTGGAAGCTGGAGCTGGGCCAGGCACCTGCACAGGACTGCTTGCACCCTCCCGTAAGAACACAAGGTCAGTGCCAGGTGGGGGCAGCACAAAGCCACCGCCCGTTTCCTGCTTCATTGAAGTCTGGGTATGGTCTCGTCgggctgtaggtgtggccaaggGAGGCTTCAAGGTCTGACCCAGACGAGGCCTTCGAGCAGAGCCAGGCCTTTTTCGACGAGGGTAAGGTGGGGGCGGCTCTGACCCATCCTCAGACCCTGCCCAGACACTTGGCAGCAGCCGCTTCTGTGAAGAGAGATGAGGTGTTATGGCCATCTGGTACAATGACCAATCACACTACCCTGCCCCAATCAATATGCCGGCAAATCCCATTAGTCCCAGCACAGAATCTGCTTATATGTGAGGCCCTCATCATCGAGCCTGTTAATAAGTCCATTGTCCCCCAGATTCTTCATTTACCCCAGCCTAATGTCTGCAAATCTTAGCCAAACCCATTGCCCCACTCACTGCTTTAAAGCTGCAGGCCCCATCTGGCCTGTTCCCATCCCCCTACCagtcctgcccacccctcccaggCACTGGAAGACCTGGCTGTATTCATCCCACCCACATGACCCTTCCTGCTGCACCCACCATAGCAAACTGCAGGCATTGGCGCCAACGACATTTCTGGCGCTTCTGGTTGCTGCCCCCAAATTTGGGCTTGTCACAGCAGAAGTCACAGTGGCCACAGTCCATCCGCCGCAGGCAGGCTGTACAGGCCCCACACTTGCGATTCTGCCGGCGGTTCGTATAAGGCTGCTGGGGAACAGGGAGATGGTGGGTGCTGCCACTAGGACAATTACAATGTTCTTGTCACTCCTCCACTAGCCCCACTGGAGGGAACTGGTGGCACATTAGTCTTAGCCTGACTCCCCACTAGTCCAATAGTGGGCACCATCACTGCACCAGATGGCCCTCAGTACCATGAGGACTGTGGCTGCTCCAGTACAGTATCCATCATTCATTCTACCTGCTAGTCCCCTACTAGTCACCAAGACAATATCTCTGATGCCTGCTTCCGGCAGGATTTTGCTGACATTCTGTTAGCTCACATCATTGTGCCTGCAATGTGTGCTCATTCTACATGAACTTGAGTCACTGTATCAGCTTTTCCTTTATTAGCCCTGCCAGAGTGTTGGTTCACCTGACATTAGGTACTATCACTACACCTACTGATCCCATATTAGTTCCTCCCCCATTGTCTGCTCCTCCCATACTGGTATCCATCACTGTGCCTTACTATTCCCTTATTAGGCCCATTGCAACATCTGTGTCTTTGGCGTTAACCAAATGCCCTGGAGTCTAGGCTTGTCCAGGTAGGGTGAAGCCACTCACTAGCTCGTCCTCGTCTACACAGTAATAGATGAATTCGGCACGTGGCGAGGGGGCCAGGGTTCTGGGGTGCTGCAGAAGCAAATGGGGTGGGGTCAGGGCAGGTACTGGGTCGGGTTACAGTTGTGCCTTCCCCATGCCTACTAGGGCCTCACCAGCTCTGGAGACTCTGGAGGCTGTGACGGGAGAAGCGGAGGCAGTGGCTGTGCTCGGGACCGCCGCCGTGGAGCTACCTTGGAGTCACAGCCTCCCCTGCGGCGGCCATGTTTACcctaagagaaaacagaaaggataGTTTAGGCTTGGCAGCACCAGGCAGACACAGGACTACCTTTCTTCCCCAAGATGTGCAGAAAAAGCATGCGTGTGGGACAGGCAGGCagagtgtgtgtggtggggggggcacTCACAGCAGGGGGAGCCACAGCTAGGGAAGGGCGTCGTTGACATCGCTGATGGTGGCGACGGAGGCGATGGGCAAGGTGCTGGCAGACAGGGGCAGGTAGGTGGGGCCAGAGAGGTGAGCACaggtgggagaaaaaagaagacatgagGTTGGCAAGTCCAAGTTGGAAGAAAGTAGCAGCGGCAGCAGCTTTAACAGCAGAATGAGCTCTGCCCCAGCCCACCAACACTGGCCCCTCCAGCCTGACTCACCCGTAAGCAACGCCGCTGGACGCACTTCCACTGGCGCCTGAGACCAGGGCGGGGAGGGCGAAGGCAGACTCGACAACGCCCACAGTCCTCTCGGGTCTGACAGCCCCGGCATACTCCACATCCTCGGCTCTGTAGGGGGAGCCAGAGATATGATGCATGGGGCCAGGACTATGAGGACCAGGAGCTCAGGTGAGCCTTGGGCCCACCCCACCTGCCCAACTCACCCTTTCCACAATCCGGAGGCACCGTCTTTGCTCACACTTGCAGAACAGCCCCGATGCCACGTCATGGGGCAACTGCAGAAGGCAGGTGGAGCAGGCCCCACAGTCTTCTGTTACCTGGCAGGCTGTGCACTCCCCACAGCCCACACGCTGCCGGGAATGGGTGGGGCAAGGTCACAGGTCCACGCAGACTGGCTCTGGGAGCACTGCCTCTCACGTGTCTGCTGACTCCATATTAGCCCCCATCACCATGTCTGCTAATCATTTGCCTCCTCACTGTCTGAAAATTACTGATTAGCCACCATCACTGAGGCTGTAACAATGTCTACTGTTTCCCTGTATCCACTGACAGCCCATTCACTCCCTTTAGTCAGCTTACTTCAGCTTGCTACCCACAAAATGACCCTGACACCCTGTGGATTCATCACTGCTCCTTCAGACCCTCACCAGCCCCCATCACATCCTGCTCCCACCGCACACCTGTGAGGAGGAGGCAGGTCGTGCTTACCTTAAACATCCTCTGCTCCCGGTTGAAAGcaattctctgtgcttcagggagggagagagtagAAGAGAAATGTAAAGGGAGCATCAGATATCTGACCTCACCACTGCCTCTGCCCTAACATCtaccattcaacctctagccagacACCCGTTTCCTAACCTTAGAGCTCCAGGCCTGCTCCAGCTCTACCTCCCAGTGCCCCAGGGGCCACTCACCTCGGCAGTCCTTGCACAAAGTCTTGAGCCTCTGCCTTCGGGTACCATCCCCTGAGAAGCTGATTCCACAGTTCTCACAGCACCTAGGATGGAAGACATGGGTGTGGGGCCCTGAATGTACCCCCAAACACAACCCTCATGGATTTGGCTCACTAGACCAACACTCACCCAGGTGCAGGAAGTGAAGCTGGGGCTGGGTTAGCGTCAGCCTTGGTCTCATCCCTTGGGGTCTCCTTCCTGACCTCACTCTTTTGGGGGCCAACCTGACGTTTCCGAGCCTTGGCTGGCTTTGAAGGCTTCTTCCGCTTCCTGCTGGGGACAGCCAAGGAATGGGCCTGGAGATAAGAGCAAGGGCAGGAAGAACACATGTCAGTGGGTGGGTATTAGGTGGCTCAGCCACCCCAGCCTGGGTACCGCACAGTGTCTTGTACCTTGGGGGCTGGATAGCACAAGATGCCTTGTTTGAAGTCAAAGAGAGAGAGGTCGCACGCAGGGCCCAGGTATCGGGTGAGCTCAACTTTGCTTCGGATCCTGTCTCCTGTGGGGCTGAGGGTAGCGAGGATGGGTTGGTACCCAGGTGGAGCCACTGCCACTCCACCCACTCAACCCTCCCACTGGGCTGGTGAATAGGTCTGCAGAGCTGGTGGAATACAGGAGGCAGACTGAGATGAGCCTATGAGCCCCATCCAGGCCCTACCCCAAATAACCCTAAACAGTAGGAATAAAAAAGGTGTATAAATATCAGCATGTGTACAAACATTAATGAATAACATAAACATATAGGAGCAGATATGCACCTATTTATAACATGTGCTACTAGTGGTATTCCATGtaagtgaaaataaacacaaacaggaacacaaatatattaaataatatgtaaCTGTGTTAGCATTACATACTAAATACGTAAACAAAGAAAGCTTAtgtaagaaacaaacaaatgttttaaacagctggcccttgaacaacacaggtttgaattacacgggtccacttatacatggatttttttcaataaatatattggaaaattCTTTTTGGAGATTTGTGATGAACCATGTAGcctagaaatattgaaaaaattaagataaagttAGGTATGTCATAAATGcataaaagtctattttatcatttactaccataaaatatacctaaatctatcataaaaagttaaaatttttcaaaacgTATGGACACAAATACTTAAAGACTACATGGCACCATTCAGTCAagagaaatgtaaacaaacataaaaatgcaGTATTACATCATAACTGCATAAAATTAACTGTAGTACATGTCGTACCACTGTAATCATCCCATAGCTACCTCCTGTTGCTATTGAAGTGAGTTCAAGTGTTGCGAGAATCTGCTTAAAATGCCACAGAAGGCAAATCATCTCCAAGTAAGCAGTTTGTTTCTCCAGTAAATTGCGCATCACAGTAGAAAGTGACCCCTTGCAGTCCTTGCGTCATTTTCATCATCTTTATTGCAATACTGTAAGCCTTGAATAATACCATGGGAACCACACAAAGTGTGGCTATGGATGCTAGAAATGCtcccaagaaggaaagaaaagtcatgACATTACAAGAAAAAGTTGAATTGCTTGATATGTACCGTAGATTGAGGTCTGCAGCTGTGGTTGCCCGCCAATTCAAGATTAATGAATCCAGCGTAAGgactattgtaaaaaaaaaaaaggaaattcatgaaGCTGTCACTGCAGCTACGCCAGCAGGCGTGAAAACGCACTTTTTGCAATATACCTTTTAATCTTGTACTGAAAATGCAACTTTAATGTGGGTGCAGGATTGCTATAAGAAAGCCATACCTATACAATTTCAACAGGATTCCAGACAAAGTCGTTATATGACAACTTAAAGCCACAGGAAGGTGAAGGCTCTAAAGCTGAAGAATTTAATACCAGCAAAGGATGGTTTGATAATTTTACAAAGAGGTTTGGCTTAGAAAAtatcaagataaagaaaaagtaCCTCTGTTAACCAAGAGGCAGCAGACAAGTTCCCAGATGCCATTAAGAAAATCATTGAGGAGAAAGGATATTTGCCCGAATAGGTTTTTAATGCAAACAAAAGTGccacattggggggggggggggaaatactGCAAAGGATACCTGGATATTTGTAAGGAAGAGAAGTGAGCAACAGGATTTGAAGCAGGAAGAGATAGGCTAACTCTACTGTTTTGTGCAAATGCAGTCAAGTTCATGATCAGGACTGTCCTTATCTATAAAACTGATAACCCTTGAGCCTTAGAGGGAATAGATAAACACCAGCTGCCAGTCTTTCATTGTACAAGAAGGCCTGGACAGTAAGAACCCTTTTTCTGGATTGGTTCCATCAATGCTATATCCCTGAAGTCAAGAAGAACTTTAAAAGTCagcttttaaagttcttttggaCAATGTCCCTGGACATCCAGAGTACCATGAGTTCAATACCAAAGGCAATGAAATAGTCTATATGCCCTCAAACATTCAGCCTCTAGATTGGGTGGTCACAAGGAACTTTAAGGCTCTTTACACATGGCACTCAATGAAAAGAATTGTCAACACTATGGAAAAGAACTCTGATAAAGGGAACATCATGAATGTCATCAAGCCCAAAACAGTAAATTCCTGCTGGAGAAAACTATGTCCAGATGTTGTGCATGACTTCATGGGATTTATGACCAAGTCAATCAAGGAAATCATGAAAGAGATTACAGATTCAGCaaaaagaagggaggggatgAAGGGTTTCAAGAAATGGATCTTGGATTCAAGAGCTAAGAGACACCACACCAGAGGAACTAACACTAGATGATTTGATGGAGATAAATGCTGCTGAACCAGTACCAGATGATGAGGaagaagatgaaggaaaaatagTGCCAGAAAAAACTGACATGAGACAATCTAGCGGAAggatttgatttcttttacaaCATGGACCCTTCTATGATATACACTGAAACTAAAGCAAATGGTAGAAGAAAGATTGGTACAGTATCTTTTGGagaaatcaaaaagcaaaaaaagtcaaatagaaaTTATGATGTATTTCTGTAAGGTTATACCAAATGCGCTTGCCtctcctcctcacctcctcctcctcctcctgcctctgccacccctCCTCAGCAAGACCatatccctcccttcctcctcctcctcagcctacTCAACATGAAGACAACAAAGATGAAGACCTTTATGATGATCCACTTCCACTTAATGAATAGTAAATAATCATCAGGCTgtacagttaatatttatttatcgTGTTTGCATGTATCTTCATGTGAAAAATCTAACAACTCTACAGCAAGAACTGTATGAGATGTTTTTGTGTCATCATCATCATGTATTCATCTGTGCAAGACTTGAAGTGGATAGCTTATCCTTTTAGAGGCATGAGGTGAgtaatatttaatacaaaattaatgtattagTTTTCTTACTGTCttataactttgttttcaaagaattacattacCATACAGTATGCTTCTCTCTCTGGTAATTAGAGAAACTGCCTATCATCACAGGTAAGTGGTATTGTTAAAAATGTAACAATGTTTCCAATACTGTATTATGAACAGGATTACAACATTatatgccataaaaaaaattataaaaattcattcattagcAGCTCAACATTAGGCTACTACTAATTAAGTTTTTAAGGAGTCAAAAATTATACGTGGATTTTCCACTGCACAGGGGAATGGCACCCCAGATCCcagcattgttcaagggtcaactgtatacaaACAAGCATACATGTAAATGTACATACAAAtacatttgtaaataaataaaggcaactACATACAATACAAAGTATAAATAACTGATGTCAGGAGACAATATTCCACAGGTCTCTAGCATTTCTGCATGCCCTTAGAAGAGCAGTACTGACAATCCTTTGTTATGAACTATCCTTTCAAGGATGTGTGTACAGTATCAGCCTTGGAAGATAAGATATAGGGTGTCCTTCCAAAGCAAATGGAAGGCACCCTTACCGTCCTAACATTATAGAAGATGAGATTCCTTAAGCTCTGGGTTCCTTTCCAACAACACAACCCAGGGCATGGGCAGGTGCTAATCAGACATCTTCACGTTACCCTGTGGGAATTGGCATTTGAGGAACTGGCACAATAATGATGACATACTGGATACTGCTATTGCTGTGAGTAATAAActgtctttcatttctgatgGAGTCTCATGTCTCCTACCAGCATCCACAAAACTGCAACCTATTCACTTGTTATCTTGCCCTAATAAGGTAAAATCTCTGATCCTTTTCAGTTCTTGATCATTGCACTTATATTtacaaatttggaaagttttatacaaattataaatatgtgaataagCATATAACTAACTATAAATAAATGTAACTGTATTTACAACTTTATTTCTCCAGGTTTCCCCAGCAACTTATATACAAAGAAGTTCAGAAAATGTAATAACTCTACCAATAATATATTCTAAAAGATCTTAAACCTTTAAATGTAGCTTGTTTATAAACATGCATGTACCTGTATTTATAGTCAATTCTCATTATTCACAGTAATTCTGTCCTATAAAATCATCTTGAACACTGAATTAGTGAGTACAGAACTAATACACCTAGTGGAACTACAGGTTAGGGTCCTTCAAGCCTCTGGTCACATTTTTGTCAATTGATCAGTATATAACCTTGTTTATACTGTGTATTTATGTTTAAAGACACTCTGCTTAATATATTATTCTTACAAATAATTAATTGCATGGCCTCTGAATGACATAAAACCAGGAGCTTTGGAAGTCATCTGTGTTATATAGGTTCCTTTGTCAATGTCCTTGTAAAACAAGCTAATCTCATCAGCATTGAAAAGCTAGCTACCCTTCTAGATAACCCTTTATCCATATAACACTTAAcaggtgtttttaaaattcttccagaCTTTGATCTGCAGAACCTGACTCCCTTGCAAATTTAACACTTTTCACGATGTATCAACTTGTAAAATGTGTGAGCCAGCCTGAACTAGCTGAGACAGGCTTAACATTTTCCTAAGCCTAGGTAACATGATCATTAATGTCCTTTGCTTTCAGCCTCACAACACTATCTACTACACTTTGGTCATCATCTCATGGATCAATACATTtacccactcccccccccccctttttttggccacacgcatgacatgaggaagttcctgggccagaaatcacacctgtgccacagcagtgacccaagccactacagtgataacactggatccttaacctgctgatccacaagagaactcccttttcCTTAGCTTCATCACATACTATAGATGTTAATTTAGCACTTTCTAGAGCAGTCTCATGTACTAACTGGCaaacttcctcttctttttctaggtaTACTGCCTTTTTGACTCATTAATATTGAACTCACTGCCAACAGCACTGCAACTCATTCTTGAACAAAGCTTATTTAACATGTATTTTCTCCTATACCACATCAGATTTCTTGCACTTAGAACACTAGGCAGCACATCAACACTACACCTGGGGACAACtataaacagcaaaaataaccattaaaaaccacaaaaaaatgcaaaaaaaaaagacgctaAGTAGACCTCAAAAAGAATACTTGTTTACAATACAAGGGCTGAAAAGAAGAAAGCCTAGTTCAACCTCGGCTGGGAACACATGCATCACGCAACTTATTTTTTGCTGCTCTGTGCATATCCACAAATGACCATGAAAGCAGTGAGTATGACTCTGGGGGtacaaacaaattttaatgaGTAAACAAATTTGCAAATATGGAATCTGCAAATAATAAGGATCAACTGTACATGCATAATTTAACCCTGCCCATAAATTTAACCACACCCCCTGATTTTACCCTGCCTAATCGGGTTCAGCTCTAACCCCTGATTCTGTCCACAACCCACCCAGTACCTCTGGTAATAGGTGTCTGAGCGTCCGCAGGTGGCACCTGACTTTCGAAAGACCTCACGGCGCTTccagccagggcccagggccggGCAGTCCAGCCAGTCCTCAGCCATGGGGGCCACAGGAAGGAACAGCGGCCTGCAACATGGAGGGGGCAgtgggagaaactgaggctctaggAAGGGACATGTTGTGCCCCAGGACACACAAATGTGTGGTGGCATCAATTAATGCTTGTTTAAAACCTAAGACCTGTCACAAGCAACTGGACAATATAAGGAAGAGAAAACCCCCCATCGCCACTCCATTCTTTCCTGTCCTGGGcccagcagcttgggtcattcaTCCCCCTTTTTGATCTGGTAGCCCCATCCTCAACTCAAGGGTCCCTACCCTCAATGCATTCCTCACTCTCAGGGTCCTAatccccatccctccccatccTCAGCCTGAGAGACCTCATTCCTCCCATTCTCAGTCCAAGAGGCCCCCACAGGACTCCTCCTCAGACTAAAGTCCCAGTACTCTACCTCAGTGTCCTGACTTCCCATTTATTCCCTTCCTTGACCCAAGAGTCACTAATTTCTCTCTTGCAATCTTTTATCcttcccattccttccctctATGCTGTCCTCTTATCCTGCTGCCTTGGTGTTATTGCCTCAATTTCTTCTGTGTCCTATGCCAGAGAGTCCCCCAAATTCTCCACATTTTTGACCTGAATAACCCTTCATTCCTTCTGTTCCTCAAACTGAAAGACTTCCCCACCTTATTTTCCCTTTGTCAGTGTTCTGAGACTCAAGTCCTTCCCAAGCCCCCAAACCTCCCTATTTCCATCTTCCAAAGCTAAAAAGTTCCCTTCAGCGTCCTCATCCTCTATTCCTCTCATCAGCCTGAGAAACCCTGATTTCTCCCTTCAGCATTCTGAactccccacccctcttcctcttggTCCAGGATCATGCCATCCCTAACTGTCAGTGTTCTGACCCCCTATCTCTCATCATCCTCTATAGGAGGACCCCGTCCCTCCCTTTCAGCATTCCAAAGCCCCATTTTCCCTCGTTATTAGCCTGAAGAtccctcttttctccccttcagCTTCTAAAcccccatttctctttccttaacCTGAGAGGCCCCGATATGTCCCGCTCAGCGTTCGGATCCTCCCCTTTTCCTCTACGTCCTCGTCCAAGATCCGACACTTCCACCTGTCAGCCTACTGAGCCCCATTCCTCCCCGTCCTTCGCCTAAATCTCCCCATTACTCCCTTTCAATATTCCGACGCCGCCATTCCTCCTACACATCGGCCTGAGGGCCCTTCACTGCTCTCCATCAGCGTTCTGAGCCTCAATTCTTCCCCATTCCCCGCCTGAGCGATCTTCATTTCCACCCCCACCACTGTCTCACCAGCTCGGCTCCCGGCCGGTACCTTCCGCCGCTCTAGGTTCGCGGACCCATGACGAGGGCCCCGGTTTTGACTCCCGCCCCGTCcagcttcccttcttccttctccgcAGCCGCTTCCTCCGAAGCGGTAGCTGTCGCCGCCGCGACCGTTCGTTGCTCCAGGAACCGGAAATCCGCTGCCCATATCTCGGGCTCCGCCCCCCCTGGCGGGACGCCTGCGCGCTAATGCCCTCTGGCGCTGGCCCTTCTCTGGGATGCCTCTGCGCCTGCGTGTTGAGTCCTAGCGTAGCGCGCGCCTATTTTAAGGGGACCTGCTGCGCTTGCGTACTGGCATCTATCCCCAGCTCCCGCCTCTTCCGAGACCTGCTAGGCATGCGCACCTGCTTTGCCCTACTTTGCACGACTCATTTTCGCTTGctctctccagccccagcccaaaAGGACAAGGAAGATTGGGGTTGGTCTTGCCGTCTGTTTTGCTGGCGGCCTCCAACTGGAGTAATGGGAGGGAGCGGAGGAGAAGGCCGGGATTGATCCGGAGCTCTCTTCTCCCACCTGTTGCCTCTGTCGCGTTTGTTCTCTCAAGTTCCTCCtgtcaaggaaaaaataatcaatagtcgatctaaaggagaaatagaatttcttttttttttttttttggtctttttgctatttcttgggccgctcccgcggcatatggaggttcccaggctaggggttgaatcggagccgtagccaccaacctatgccagagccacagcaacgcggaatccgagctgcgtctgcaacctacaccacagctcacggcaatgccggatctttaacccactgagcaagggcagggatcgaacccgcaacctcatggttcctagttggattcgttaaccactgcgccacgacgggaattccgagaaatagaaaattttatttgagccaacctGAGAATTATAAACCAGGAGATAGTCTTTCAGAATACTCCGAGACCTATTACGCCTATTAGAAGTCGAAGACaccgggtttttttgtttgtttgtttttggtctttttgccattttcttgggccgcttctgtgggatatggaggttcccaggctaggggtggattcggagctgtagccgctggcctatgccagagccacagcaacgcgggatccgagcctcatctgcaacctacaccacagatcacagctatgcgggatccttaacccactaagcaaggccagggatcgaacctacaacctcatggttcctagtcggattcgttaaccactgcaccatggcatgggaactcccgaatacaccgtttatgtatatatacacatatatatttgagaCAAAGGATGAAAAATCAGAATgaccaggagtttccgtcgtggtgcagtggttaatgaatctgactagaaaccatgaggttgtgggttcgatccctggccttgctcagtgggttaaggatccggcgtttttctggctgtggcgtatgtaggccagcagctacagctccgattcgacccctagcctgggaacctccatatgccacgggagcagccctttctagggcaaaaagaccaaaaaaaaaaaaaaaaaaaatcagaatgaccAGCACCTTACATAAAGCGAAGGTACTGTGGCTGAACCACATTGACTCCGTTTTTTTCAGCTCCATTGCAAACTCACAGTCCTAACCCCTCCCCTTTCTGCATGACTGAGCTCTAGCCTACTCACAAGGaatgtgccacagccacagaagttcCCTGACCAACTTCTACACTTGCCTTCATCTGATATGAAAATTGGAAGTCCACGTGTTGCTGACGCAGATGGTTAATGATCTGTGAGTAATAATGCTCATAAGACCcctgaggggaggaaaaaaactcAGTTCTGAGCATGAACGTTCTTCTCCTTTCGTAGGGAAACTGAAAGCTAACTTGAGTAGGCCCACCAAATCTAACCTGCCTTGCTTGCTTTTAGTTCCTTGCtgttagcagatttttttttttttttttttgtggtcgcACCAATga
The nucleotide sequence above comes from Phacochoerus africanus isolate WHEZ1 chromosome 2, ROS_Pafr_v1, whole genome shotgun sequence. Encoded proteins:
- the MBD1 gene encoding methyl-CpG-binding domain protein 1 isoform X37 codes for the protein MAEDWLDCPALGPGWKRREVFRKSGATCGRSDTYYQSPTGDRIRSKVELTRYLGPACDLSLFDFKQGILCYPAPKAHSLAVPSRKRKKPSKPAKARKRQVGPQKSEVRKETPRDETKADANPAPASLPAPGCCENCGISFSGDGTRRQRLKTLCKDCRAQRIAFNREQRMFKRVGCGECTACQVTEDCGACSTCLLQLPHDVASGLFCKCEQRRCLRIVERSRGCGVCRGCQTREDCGRCRVCLRPPRPGLRRQWKCVQRRCLRGKHGRRRGGCDSKVAPRRRSRAQPLPPLLPSQPPESPELHPRTLAPSPRAEFIYYCVDEDELQPYTNRRQNRKCGACTACLRRMDCGHCDFCCDKPKFGGSNQKRQKCRWRQCLQFAMKRLLPSVWAGSEDGSEPPPPYPRRKRPGSARRPRLGQTLKPPLATPTARRDHTQTSMKQETGGGFVLPPPGTDLVFLREGASSPVQVPGPAPASTEALLQTVDPGLPAVKQEPPDPEEDKEENKDDSASDLAPEEEAGGAGTPVITEIFSLGGTRLRDTAVWLPSLQDRQSRREEGCKVWETKDTLAPMSTSWNPRGWPGTHVSLSPPPTSMIWVSCRRSWCPSSQS
- the MBD1 gene encoding methyl-CpG-binding domain protein 1 isoform X27 codes for the protein MAEDWLDCPALGPGWKRREVFRKSGATCGRSDTYYQSPTGDRIRSKVELTRYLGPACDLSLFDFKQGILCYPAPKAHSLAVPSRKRKKPSKPAKARKRQVGPQKSEVRKETPRDETKADANPAPASLPAPGCCENCGISFSGDGTRRQRLKTLCKDCRAQRIAFNREQRMFKRVGCGECTACQVTEDCGACSTCLLQLPHDVASGLFCKCEQRRCLRIVERSRGCGVCRGCQTREDCGRCRVCLRPPRPGLRRQWKCVQRRCLRHLAHRLRRHHQRCQRRPSLAVAPPAGKHGRRRGGCDSKVAPRRRSRAQPLPPLLPSQPPESPELHPRTLAPSPRAEFIYYCVDEDELQPYTNRRQNRKCGACTACLRRMDCGHCDFCCDKPKFGGSNQKRQKCRWRQCLQFAMKRLLPSVWAGSEDGSEPPPPYPRRKRPGSARRPRLGQTLKPPLATPTARRDHTQTSMKQETGGGFVLPPPGTDLVFLREGASSPVQVPGPAPASTEALLQEAQCPGLSWVVALPQVKQEKADAQEDWTPGTAILTSPVLLPGCPSKTVDPGLPAVKQEPPDPEEDKEENKDDSASDLAPEEEAGGAGTPVITEIFSLGGTRLRDTAVWLPRLRKLLAVNENEYFTELQLKEEAL
- the MBD1 gene encoding methyl-CpG-binding domain protein 1 isoform X2; the encoded protein is MFKRVGCGECTACQVTEDCGACSTCLLQLPHDVASGLFCKCEQRRCLRIVERSRGCGVCRGCQTREDCGRCRVCLRPPRPGLRRQWKCVQRRCLRHLAHRLRRHHQRCQRRPSLAVAPPAGKHGRRRGGCDSKVAPRRRSRAQPLPPLLPSQPPESPELHPRTLAPSPRAEFIYYCVDEDELPYTNRRQNRKCGACTACLRRMDCGHCDFCCDKPKFGGSNQKRQKCRWRQCLQFAMKRLLPSVWAGSEDGSEPPPPYPRRKRPGSARRPRLGQTLKPPLATPTARRDHTQTSMKQETGGGFVLPPPGTDLVFLREGASSPVQVPGPAPASTEALLQEAQCPGLSWVVALPQVKQEKADAQEDWTPGTAILTSPVLLPGCPSKTVDPGLPAVKQEPPDPEEDKEENKDDSASDLAPEEEAGGAGTPVITEIFSLGGTRLRDTAVWLPSLQDRQSRREEGCKVWETKDTLAPMSTSWNPRGWPGTHVSLSPPPTSMIWVSCRRSWCPSSQS